One Fusarium poae strain DAOMC 252244 chromosome 4, whole genome shotgun sequence DNA window includes the following coding sequences:
- a CDS encoding hypothetical protein (BUSCO:17955at5125), whose product MPEYRHARSGSLNVANGGSQSNPPLSSASSAAGGAAPRFDGPRSPPNTSHVPCKFFRQGACQAGNACPFSHDLSNAAENVCKYFAKGNCKFGPKCANIHILPDGRRINYGKNGVTIGNTSALAGRSNPTSASNNQSSTSALTTSLYRADVPSYASAYPYDEQDQHSLGRQPSLENGLPTIDMSYTGSNYGSPRDEESLRFGMGLSPVNNKGLSVLDAPLPASFDSNGISNAARFPAGPWPSSVPNQFGIESPTPSLSNAKDSRTSETLKLLHTSAFGSSDHLLAPLDRSPPNSHKANGEEYFGRRAMHSSRYTKPRMLSSSMPKTSVDRDWEPGFAFGDDDDNLPENYVPENLQDLLTPVEKARRGSMRADGDGDGLSKYGSPIGTSPSRWGPMFQRQKEEEETSRSLRGVSAFGHVGSPLRNSVLSQEMGGTNGFNRPSSLRSGSDGMSMLSQQLQRSRLDDNTSNSPLLHPSTARAGTTASAISPMSPIGKERERIERHVSTGSISSSMNGRFTTPINEDDEMFHMEGMEDDGDSAIKSPKRTAAGLAGMNVWGSYASVAGKSNTNGTKGVPVSGR is encoded by the exons ATGCCTGAATACCGCCACGCAAGGAGCGGTAGCCTCAACGTTGCCAACGGCGGCTCACAGTCAAACCCTCCTCtatcttctgcttcttctgccGCTGGTGGTGCTGCTCCCCGCTTCGATGGACCCCGAAGCCCTCCGA ACACCTCTCATGTTCCTTGCAAGTTCTTTCGTCAAGGTGCTTGCCAGGCTGGCAATGCCTGTCCCTTCAGTCATGACTTGAGCAATGCTGCCGAAAACGTCTGCAAATACTTTGCAAAG GGAAACTGCAAATTCGGTCCTAAATGTGCAAACATTCATATTCTTCCCGACGGCCGACGAATCAACTATGGAAAGAATGGCGTCACGATAGGCAATACTTCCGCTCTCGCCGGTCGCTCTAACCCCACCTCCGCAAGCAACAATCAATCCTCCACCAGCGCCCTCACCACCTCGCTCTATCGCGCCGACGTTCCTTCATACGCTTCCGCTTATCCCTACGATGAACAAGACCAACACTCTCTCGGTCGCCAGCCAAGTCTCGAGAATGGCCTACCCACCATCGACATGTCCTATACTGGGTCCAATTACGGGTCTCCCCGAGACGAAGAGTCCCTGCGCTTTGGCATGGGACTCTCTCCTGTTAACAACAAAGGTCTCTCCGTTCTAGATGCTCCCCTTCCAGCTTCGTTCGATTCCAATGGCATCTCGAATGCCGCCCGCTTCCCTGCTGGTCCATGGCCCTCGTCCGTGCCCAACCAATTCGGCATCGAATCGCCGACTCCTTCGCTCAGCAATGCCAAGGACTCGCGTACTTCTGAGACTCTCAAACTGTTACATACCTCAGCTTTCGGTTCGTCGGATCACCTCCTGGCCCCTCTGGATAGAAGTCCTCCTAACTCTCATAAAGCCAACGGGGAAGAATACTTTGGCAGGCGAGCTATGCACTCGTCTCGCTACACCAAGCCCCGGATGCTCAGTTCCAGCATGCCTAAGACGTCTGTTGACCGAGACTGGGAGCCTGGTTTTGCCTTtggcgatgacgacgataaccttcccgagaactacgttCCCGAAAACCTACAAGACCTCCTTACGCCCGTCGAAAAGGCCCGACGTGGCTCTATGCGCGCTGACGGAGATGGCGACGGCTTGAGCAAGTACGGCAGTCCCATTGGAACCAGCCCCAGCCGATGGGGTCCCATGTTCCAGCGACaaaaggaggaggaagaaaccTCTCGATCACTCCGGGGTGTCTCGGCTTTTGGCCATGTGGGTAGCCCACTCCGAAACTCTGTTCTGTCGCAAGAGATGGGAGGTACAAACGGTTTCAACCGcccatcgtctttgcgatcTGGTAGTGACGGCATGTCTATGCTTTCCCAGCAACTTCAGCGAAGCCGTCTTGACGATAATACGAGCAACTCCCCTCTTCTTCACCCCTCAACTGCCCGGGCTGGTACCACTGCTAGCGCCATTAGCCCCATGAGCCCAATCGGCAAGGAACGTGAGCGCATTGAGCGTCATGTGTCCACTGGTAGCATCAGCTCGTCCATGAACGGTCGATTCACCACTCCCATCAACGAGGACGATGAGATGTTCCACATGGAGGGCATGGAAGACGACGGCGATTCTGCAATCAAGTCACCTAAGAGGACCGCAGCTGGCCTCGCCGGCATGAACGTCTGGGGCAGCTATGCCTCCGTCGCTGGCAAGTCCAACACCAACGGAACCAAGGGAGTTCCTGTCAGCGGCCGATAA